In the genome of Gadus chalcogrammus isolate NIFS_2021 chromosome 21, NIFS_Gcha_1.0, whole genome shotgun sequence, one region contains:
- the LOC130375039 gene encoding zinc finger protein 106-like isoform X2 has translation MAKASVKKVVNGNAPVQTSTVVKGKARFKTKTVVKGKATVNTRTVVEKKAPVKTNAKWSSGKKKDHFCVLCGEIYSTKDGHTHMQSYLHHREFKIALGRDISHWCQACQTSSIDLSAYAKHVDTPEHKLKLNLLRLCEKPIALSKILSPEDYKIVVERNQNLKSLRKKTRNKRKKKMLQERNLRNTCQQNKHIKQEALLGTLGQHAGSSGSRVELVQNKRQAEELDFTSDDVSQLGATLYEEEPVRTTTSQPSPGPNPAGSTPPAPPGGPCNTDVGVMLRLIRKALGTPTAHTVDSGSGVTQKISIKQETSQMVAGKRQQRKKGIGIPRLGVDQENPPLCPVDFTEDEHLYWDSYSATSNNGQGNPARVSVKGEPGELDTSPPERRKRKGDDGLSSTDRSRKKRMSKSNKGTEEVDQLLTVSLREEEVCRALEELDRSLVQARTALQATYAEVQRLLALRQQFSTEVSGLRAKRIEILHGMQGSSGPSTAADPAAPSMPPSRSPHSPFACLPAPSPLLQLSAATSPLSAAPLKQERGDPPQAAPLLIHASRLLPHTPPWPEAQPTAERATNTAPAPPLPAVKQSSSPPLAPKREPEEEEESDDSDESEGSLVIMEPRPDDIIHIDESDSDVSPKKTPPAPDRENRAPLQPTTTSTQGVKELTSVPMTTSEPDQGPPQEPLALGPFQNHAGPVHDLQIYGGRLYSCSGDNTARAYCLVTKECQGVFEGHSSTINCLLVAPAAQGMLARLYTGSSDKTVRCFSIKSQKFLDQVSFPDRVLCLHISWGILYVGLANGSVVSLHLKTLKELDVLECHGPRGVSCLGTSQEGARRVLLVGSYDSTISVRDAKSGLMLRSLQGHTKTVLCMKVVNDLVFSGSSDTGVHAHNIHTGELVRIYKGHSHSVTSIIILGKVMVTACLDKLLRVYELQSHDRLQVYGGHSDMVMCMAIHKSVIYSGCYDGSIQASKLNLMKNYRCWWHGCSLIFGVEEHLTQHLLRDHSNAHLATVACRWRGCDAFFPTQDAVQQKLPKHVQSHVEMDSQLNI, from the exons ATGGCCAAGGCTTCAGTCAAGAAAGTGGTTAATGGCAACGCTCCAGTCCAGACCAGTACAGTGGTTAAGGGTAAAGCCCGATTTAAGACCAAAACAGTGGTTAAAGGTAAAGCCACAGTCAACACGAGGACAGTGGTTGAAAAAAAAGCCCCAGTCAAGACCAATGCAAAGTGGTCTTCCGGAAAGAAAAAGGATCACTTTTGTGTTCTCTGTGGCGAAATTTATTCAACAAAG gaCGGCCATACCCATATGCAAAGTTACCTGCATCATCGGGAGTTTAAGATTGCTTTGGGCAG GGATATCAGCCACTGGTGTCAAGCTTGCCAGACGTCTTCCATTGACCTATCTGCATATGCCAAGCATGTCgacacacctgaacacaaacTTAAATTGAATCTATTGAGGCTTTGTGAAAAGCCCATTGCTTTATCAAAGATACTGAGCCCGGAGGACTACAAAATAGTTGTTGAAAGAAACCAAAACCTAAAGAGTCTACG gaaAAAGACGAGAAATAAGcgaaaaaagaaaatgcttcaAGAAAGGAATTTAAGAAATACAtgccaacaaaacaaacatatcaAGCAAGAGGCCTTACTGGGAACGTTGGGACAGCACGCGGGGTCGAGCGGAAGTAGGGTGGAGCTGGTTCAAAACAAGCGGCAGGCTGAAGAGCTGGACTTCACCAGTGACGACGTCTCTCAATTGGGAGCCACGCTGTACGAAGAAGAGCCGGTCAGGACGACCACATCTCAGCCAAGTCCAGGGCCAAACCCAGCAGGTTCAACCCCTCCTGCCCCGCCAGGCGGCCCGTGCAATACCGATGTCGGCGTCATGCTACGCCTAATCCGGAAGGCGCTCGGCACGCCGACGGCGCACACGGTAGACTCTGGGAGTGGGGTAACGCAGAAAATATCAATCAAGCAGGAGACGTCTCAGATGGTTGCCGGGAAGAGGCAGCAAAGGAAGAAAGGCATAGGAATCCCCAG GTTGGGCGTTGATCAGGAGAATCCACCGCTGTGCCCAGTAGACTTTACAGAGGACGAACACCTATACTGGGACTCTTACAGCGCGACGTCAAACAACGGCCAGGGCAACCCGGCTAGGGTGTCGGTCAAGGGGGAACCGGGGGAGCTGGACACAAGCCCCCCAGAGAGGAGGAAACGTAAAGGG GATGACGGCCTTTCCAGTACGGACAGGAGTAGAAAGAAGAGGATGAGCAAATCAAACAAGG GCACCGAGgaggtggaccagctgctgacgGTGTCCCTGCGGGAGGAGGAAGTGTGCAGggccctggaggagctggaccgCTCTCTGGTCCAGGCCCGCACCGCCCTGCAGGCCACGTACGCAGAGGTCCAGCGACTCCTGGCCCTCAGGCAGCAG TTCTCTACTGAGGTCAGCGGCCTAAGGGCGAAGCGTATTGAGATCCTGCACGGCATGCAAG GTTCCTCTGGGCCATCTACTGCCGCAgaccccgccgccccctccatgCCCCCCAGCCgctctccccactcccccttCGCCTGcctccctgccccctcccccctgttgcAGCTGTCCGCCGCCACCTCGCCGCTGTCCGCTGCCCCGCTGAAGCAGGAGCGCGGAGATCCACCCCAGGCGGCTCCGCTCCTCATCCACGCCTCCCGCCTGCTGCCGCACACGCCCCCCTGGCCCGAGGCCCAGCCCACCGCCGAGAGAGCCACCAACACGGCCCCCGCACCGCCGCTCCCCGCCGTGAAGCAGAGCAGCAGCCCGCCGCTAGCCCCCAAAAGGGagccggaggaagaggaggagagcgacgACAGCGACGAGAGCGAAGGCTCGTTGGTGATCATGGAGCCCCGCCCGGATGACATCATTCACATCGACGAATCGGACAGCGACGTTTCACCCAAGaagaccccccccgcccccgacaGGGAGAACCGGGCTCCCCTTCAGCCCACAACAACCAGCACCCAGGGGGTGAAGGAGCTCACCTCGGTTCCTATGACGACATCCG AGCCCGACCAGGGGCCTCCACAGGAGCCGCTGGCCCTGGGGCCCTTCCAGAACCACGCGGGCCCCGTCCACGACCTGCAGATCTATGGCGGGCGGCTCTACTCCTGCTCCGGAGACAACACGGCACGGGCCTATTGCCTCGTG ACCAAAGAATGCCAGGGGGTGTTTGAGGGCCACAGCAGCACCATCAACTGCCTGCTGGTGGCACCGGCGGCCCAGGGCATGCTGGCCCGCCTCTACACGGGCTCCAGCGACAAGACGGTGCGCTGCTTCAGCATCAAG TCTCAGAAGTTCCTGGACCAGGTCTCCTTCCCCGACAGGGTGCTGTGCCTGCACATAAGCTGGGGTATTCTCTACGTGGGGCTGGCCAATGGCTCTGTAGTAAGCCTCCACCTGAAG accctgaaggagctggacgtgttggAGTGCCACGGGCCGCGGGGCGTGAGCTGCCTGGGCACGTCCCAGGAGGGGGCGCGCCGCGTGCTGCTGGTGGGCTCCTACGACAGCACCATCAGCGTGCGCGACGCCAAGAGCGGCCTGATGCTGCGCTCGCTGCAGGGCCACACCAAGACGGTGCTCTGCATGAAG GTGGTCAACGACCTGGTGTTCAGTGGCTCCAGCGACACGGGCGTCCACGCCCACAACATCCAC ACCGGTGAGTTGGTGCGCATCTACAAAGGCCACAGCCACTCCGTCACCTCCATCATCATCCTGGGTAAAGTCATGGTGACGGCCTGTCTGGACAAGCTGCTGCGCGTCTACGAGCTGCAG TCACATGACCGCCTGCAGGTGTACGGGGGCCACAGCGACATGGTGATGTGTATGGCCATCCATAAGAGCGTG ATCTACTCCGGCTGCTACGACGGGAGCATTCAGGCGTCGAAGCTTAACCTGATGAAGAACTACCGCTGCTGG TGGCACGGCTGCTCCTTGATCTTCGGTGTGGAAGAGCATCTCACGCAGCACCTGCTGAGGGATCACAGCAACGCCCACCTCGCCACGGTCGCCTGCCGCTGGAGGGGCTGTGACGCCTTCTTCCCCACGCAGGACGCAGTGCAGCAG AAGCTACCTAAACACGTGCAGAGCCACGTTGAGATGGACAGCCAGCTGAATATTTGA
- the LOC130375039 gene encoding zinc finger protein 106-like isoform X1 — protein MYEKYNRQALLAIGSSKLCRVLDIAQIETIKELRIFRKHSIRSDFTATPPPKNGLGKRCAEEEKGVKRGGTRARPAASPTRPVMPSIILANLRSEGIQMAKASVKKVVNGNAPVQTSTVVKGKARFKTKTVVKGKATVNTRTVVEKKAPVKTNAKWSSGKKKDHFCVLCGEIYSTKDGHTHMQSYLHHREFKIALGRDISHWCQACQTSSIDLSAYAKHVDTPEHKLKLNLLRLCEKPIALSKILSPEDYKIVVERNQNLKSLRKKTRNKRKKKMLQERNLRNTCQQNKHIKQEALLGTLGQHAGSSGSRVELVQNKRQAEELDFTSDDVSQLGATLYEEEPVRTTTSQPSPGPNPAGSTPPAPPGGPCNTDVGVMLRLIRKALGTPTAHTVDSGSGVTQKISIKQETSQMVAGKRQQRKKGIGIPRLGVDQENPPLCPVDFTEDEHLYWDSYSATSNNGQGNPARVSVKGEPGELDTSPPERRKRKGDDGLSSTDRSRKKRMSKSNKGTEEVDQLLTVSLREEEVCRALEELDRSLVQARTALQATYAEVQRLLALRQQFSTEVSGLRAKRIEILHGMQGSSGPSTAADPAAPSMPPSRSPHSPFACLPAPSPLLQLSAATSPLSAAPLKQERGDPPQAAPLLIHASRLLPHTPPWPEAQPTAERATNTAPAPPLPAVKQSSSPPLAPKREPEEEEESDDSDESEGSLVIMEPRPDDIIHIDESDSDVSPKKTPPAPDRENRAPLQPTTTSTQGVKELTSVPMTTSEPDQGPPQEPLALGPFQNHAGPVHDLQIYGGRLYSCSGDNTARAYCLVTKECQGVFEGHSSTINCLLVAPAAQGMLARLYTGSSDKTVRCFSIKSQKFLDQVSFPDRVLCLHISWGILYVGLANGSVVSLHLKTLKELDVLECHGPRGVSCLGTSQEGARRVLLVGSYDSTISVRDAKSGLMLRSLQGHTKTVLCMKVVNDLVFSGSSDTGVHAHNIHTGELVRIYKGHSHSVTSIIILGKVMVTACLDKLLRVYELQSHDRLQVYGGHSDMVMCMAIHKSVIYSGCYDGSIQASKLNLMKNYRCWWHGCSLIFGVEEHLTQHLLRDHSNAHLATVACRWRGCDAFFPTQDAVQQKLPKHVQSHVEMDSQLNI, from the exons ATGTATGAAAAGTACAATCGACAGGCTTTGCTAGCCATCGGCAGTAGCAAGCTTTGCCGCGTTTTGGATATTGCACAAATAGAGACAATAAAGGAGTTAAGAATATTCCGCAAGCATTCGATCAGATCGGACTTTACTGCTACTCCTCCCCCGAAAAATGGGCTCGGAAAGCGGTGCGCAGAGGAGGAAAAGGGGGTCAAGCGCGGAGGTACCCGGGCTAGGCCAGCGGCTAGTCCAACTCGCCCAGTCATGCCATCCATCATCCTGGCAAATTTACGATCTGAG GGCATTCAAATGGCCAAGGCTTCAGTCAAGAAAGTGGTTAATGGCAACGCTCCAGTCCAGACCAGTACAGTGGTTAAGGGTAAAGCCCGATTTAAGACCAAAACAGTGGTTAAAGGTAAAGCCACAGTCAACACGAGGACAGTGGTTGAAAAAAAAGCCCCAGTCAAGACCAATGCAAAGTGGTCTTCCGGAAAGAAAAAGGATCACTTTTGTGTTCTCTGTGGCGAAATTTATTCAACAAAG gaCGGCCATACCCATATGCAAAGTTACCTGCATCATCGGGAGTTTAAGATTGCTTTGGGCAG GGATATCAGCCACTGGTGTCAAGCTTGCCAGACGTCTTCCATTGACCTATCTGCATATGCCAAGCATGTCgacacacctgaacacaaacTTAAATTGAATCTATTGAGGCTTTGTGAAAAGCCCATTGCTTTATCAAAGATACTGAGCCCGGAGGACTACAAAATAGTTGTTGAAAGAAACCAAAACCTAAAGAGTCTACG gaaAAAGACGAGAAATAAGcgaaaaaagaaaatgcttcaAGAAAGGAATTTAAGAAATACAtgccaacaaaacaaacatatcaAGCAAGAGGCCTTACTGGGAACGTTGGGACAGCACGCGGGGTCGAGCGGAAGTAGGGTGGAGCTGGTTCAAAACAAGCGGCAGGCTGAAGAGCTGGACTTCACCAGTGACGACGTCTCTCAATTGGGAGCCACGCTGTACGAAGAAGAGCCGGTCAGGACGACCACATCTCAGCCAAGTCCAGGGCCAAACCCAGCAGGTTCAACCCCTCCTGCCCCGCCAGGCGGCCCGTGCAATACCGATGTCGGCGTCATGCTACGCCTAATCCGGAAGGCGCTCGGCACGCCGACGGCGCACACGGTAGACTCTGGGAGTGGGGTAACGCAGAAAATATCAATCAAGCAGGAGACGTCTCAGATGGTTGCCGGGAAGAGGCAGCAAAGGAAGAAAGGCATAGGAATCCCCAG GTTGGGCGTTGATCAGGAGAATCCACCGCTGTGCCCAGTAGACTTTACAGAGGACGAACACCTATACTGGGACTCTTACAGCGCGACGTCAAACAACGGCCAGGGCAACCCGGCTAGGGTGTCGGTCAAGGGGGAACCGGGGGAGCTGGACACAAGCCCCCCAGAGAGGAGGAAACGTAAAGGG GATGACGGCCTTTCCAGTACGGACAGGAGTAGAAAGAAGAGGATGAGCAAATCAAACAAGG GCACCGAGgaggtggaccagctgctgacgGTGTCCCTGCGGGAGGAGGAAGTGTGCAGggccctggaggagctggaccgCTCTCTGGTCCAGGCCCGCACCGCCCTGCAGGCCACGTACGCAGAGGTCCAGCGACTCCTGGCCCTCAGGCAGCAG TTCTCTACTGAGGTCAGCGGCCTAAGGGCGAAGCGTATTGAGATCCTGCACGGCATGCAAG GTTCCTCTGGGCCATCTACTGCCGCAgaccccgccgccccctccatgCCCCCCAGCCgctctccccactcccccttCGCCTGcctccctgccccctcccccctgttgcAGCTGTCCGCCGCCACCTCGCCGCTGTCCGCTGCCCCGCTGAAGCAGGAGCGCGGAGATCCACCCCAGGCGGCTCCGCTCCTCATCCACGCCTCCCGCCTGCTGCCGCACACGCCCCCCTGGCCCGAGGCCCAGCCCACCGCCGAGAGAGCCACCAACACGGCCCCCGCACCGCCGCTCCCCGCCGTGAAGCAGAGCAGCAGCCCGCCGCTAGCCCCCAAAAGGGagccggaggaagaggaggagagcgacgACAGCGACGAGAGCGAAGGCTCGTTGGTGATCATGGAGCCCCGCCCGGATGACATCATTCACATCGACGAATCGGACAGCGACGTTTCACCCAAGaagaccccccccgcccccgacaGGGAGAACCGGGCTCCCCTTCAGCCCACAACAACCAGCACCCAGGGGGTGAAGGAGCTCACCTCGGTTCCTATGACGACATCCG AGCCCGACCAGGGGCCTCCACAGGAGCCGCTGGCCCTGGGGCCCTTCCAGAACCACGCGGGCCCCGTCCACGACCTGCAGATCTATGGCGGGCGGCTCTACTCCTGCTCCGGAGACAACACGGCACGGGCCTATTGCCTCGTG ACCAAAGAATGCCAGGGGGTGTTTGAGGGCCACAGCAGCACCATCAACTGCCTGCTGGTGGCACCGGCGGCCCAGGGCATGCTGGCCCGCCTCTACACGGGCTCCAGCGACAAGACGGTGCGCTGCTTCAGCATCAAG TCTCAGAAGTTCCTGGACCAGGTCTCCTTCCCCGACAGGGTGCTGTGCCTGCACATAAGCTGGGGTATTCTCTACGTGGGGCTGGCCAATGGCTCTGTAGTAAGCCTCCACCTGAAG accctgaaggagctggacgtgttggAGTGCCACGGGCCGCGGGGCGTGAGCTGCCTGGGCACGTCCCAGGAGGGGGCGCGCCGCGTGCTGCTGGTGGGCTCCTACGACAGCACCATCAGCGTGCGCGACGCCAAGAGCGGCCTGATGCTGCGCTCGCTGCAGGGCCACACCAAGACGGTGCTCTGCATGAAG GTGGTCAACGACCTGGTGTTCAGTGGCTCCAGCGACACGGGCGTCCACGCCCACAACATCCAC ACCGGTGAGTTGGTGCGCATCTACAAAGGCCACAGCCACTCCGTCACCTCCATCATCATCCTGGGTAAAGTCATGGTGACGGCCTGTCTGGACAAGCTGCTGCGCGTCTACGAGCTGCAG TCACATGACCGCCTGCAGGTGTACGGGGGCCACAGCGACATGGTGATGTGTATGGCCATCCATAAGAGCGTG ATCTACTCCGGCTGCTACGACGGGAGCATTCAGGCGTCGAAGCTTAACCTGATGAAGAACTACCGCTGCTGG TGGCACGGCTGCTCCTTGATCTTCGGTGTGGAAGAGCATCTCACGCAGCACCTGCTGAGGGATCACAGCAACGCCCACCTCGCCACGGTCGCCTGCCGCTGGAGGGGCTGTGACGCCTTCTTCCCCACGCAGGACGCAGTGCAGCAG AAGCTACCTAAACACGTGCAGAGCCACGTTGAGATGGACAGCCAGCTGAATATTTGA
- the churc1 gene encoding protein Churchill — MCNGCVQKEYPDRGNTCLENGSFLMNYLGCVNCHQRDFVLISNKTMEDEDGEEIVTYDHVCKNCEHVVARHEYTFSVVDEYQEYTMLCMLCGKAEDSISVLPDDPRQSAPLF, encoded by the exons ATGTGCAACGGTTGTGTGCAGAAGGAATACCCTGACAGG GGGAACACCTGTCTGGAGAATGGCTCCTTCCTGATGAATTATCTCGGCTGTGTGAACTGCCACCAGAGGGACTTCGTGTTGATCAGTAACAAGACCATGGAAGAcgaggatggggaggagattGTAACATATGACC ATGTTTGCAAAAACTGTGAGCACGTTGTCGCCAGACATGAATATACGTTCTCCGTGGTGGACGAATATCAA GAATACACAATGTTGTGCATGCTATGTGGAAAGGCAGAGGACTCCATCAGCGTGCTTCCAGACGACCCCCGGCAGTCCGCCCCTCTCTTCTAG